One Chitinispirillum alkaliphilum genomic region harbors:
- a CDS encoding Rhs family protein, with translation MTLGKKTFPGVPRFEFVPSVQGEQIYPVRFWFGEMLPNGQISYLFNDTTNNLTAIQSLDADISYSYDGSMITETQWSGAVNGSVGIAFNNNFQIASRTVNGAHAIEYTYDKDGQPVTVGDMSFSLDEHNGRLNGSVLHAVSDNYSYNNFGDLTSYTATLGGSELYSVQHTETDALGRLVNRTETVEGETVLYNYNYDLNGQLTTVYRNGSLYSSYGYDSNGNRISYVGPRGNVTGSYDNQDRMLSYGDNTYQYTDNGELLSKTNSEGTTHYNYDVLGNLLSVTLPDGTNIEYIIDGRNRRIGRRVNGSLISKYLYQDQLNPVAELDPFGNVVSRFVYGTRMNVPDYMIRDGVTYRIISDHLGSVRLVVNAQSGEVVQRIDYDEFGVVLFDSNPGFQPFGFAGGLYDELTGLVRFGARDYDAESGRWTSKDPIGFDGGHPNIYSYCGNSPVEFIDPTGKIAATATIAATSPIWGPPVLKGILYIGSVLAVDELLIKPFFRDRSNPFRGPPGGVCEIPGKQTRKYGPDGFPDIDIDFDHDHGQGTPHEHKWRRPSDGSPPTHKDRGHGTPVKE, from the coding sequence TTGACATTGGGTAAAAAAACGTTCCCCGGTGTTCCCCGGTTTGAGTTTGTCCCGTCAGTGCAAGGGGAACAGATATATCCTGTCAGGTTTTGGTTTGGGGAAATGCTTCCAAATGGCCAGATAAGCTACCTGTTCAATGATACCACAAACAATCTCACCGCCATTCAGAGTCTGGATGCGGATATCTCCTACAGCTATGATGGCTCGATGATTACAGAGACTCAGTGGTCAGGAGCAGTTAACGGCAGTGTGGGAATCGCTTTCAATAACAACTTTCAGATCGCATCCCGCACGGTTAACGGGGCTCATGCAATAGAATACACTTATGATAAAGATGGCCAGCCGGTAACAGTAGGTGATATGAGTTTTAGTCTCGATGAGCATAATGGGAGGCTTAACGGTTCGGTACTGCATGCTGTTTCTGATAACTATTCTTATAATAATTTTGGCGATCTCACCTCCTACACGGCTACTCTGGGTGGCTCGGAGCTGTACAGCGTTCAGCACACAGAAACAGATGCGCTGGGAAGACTCGTTAACAGAACTGAAACCGTAGAGGGTGAAACTGTTTTATACAACTACAACTACGATCTTAACGGCCAGCTCACCACAGTTTACAGAAACGGTTCTCTGTATTCTTCATACGGCTATGACTCCAATGGCAACAGGATAAGCTATGTTGGTCCGCGAGGAAACGTAACCGGCTCTTACGACAACCAGGACCGCATGCTCTCCTATGGGGACAACACCTACCAGTACACTGATAATGGTGAACTCCTGAGCAAAACCAACAGTGAAGGCACAACCCATTACAATTATGATGTCCTTGGAAATCTCCTCTCTGTCACATTGCCAGACGGAACCAATATCGAGTATATTATCGATGGACGCAACCGCCGCATAGGCAGACGTGTCAACGGCTCTTTGATAAGTAAGTATCTCTACCAGGACCAGCTAAACCCTGTAGCCGAACTTGACCCATTCGGAAATGTAGTCTCCCGTTTTGTCTACGGAACAAGGATGAATGTTCCTGATTACATGATACGTGACGGAGTAACCTACAGAATCATAAGTGACCATCTGGGAAGTGTAAGGCTGGTGGTTAATGCTCAGAGCGGGGAAGTGGTTCAGAGGATTGATTATGATGAGTTTGGGGTTGTGTTGTTTGACTCAAATCCCGGATTCCAGCCGTTTGGATTTGCGGGTGGGTTGTATGATGAGTTGACGGGGCTGGTGAGGTTTGGGGCGAGGGATTATGATGCGGAGAGTGGGAGGTGGACGAGTAAGGATCCGATAGGGTTTGATGGTGGTCATCCTAACATTTACAGTTATTGTGGAAATAGTCCTGTGGAGTTTATTGATCCAACAGGAAAGATTGCTGCAACAGCAACTATTGCCGCAACATCTCCAATTTGGGGACCTCCTGTTCTCAAAGGGATTTTATACATCGGAAGTGTTTTAGCTGTAGATGAACTGTTGATAAAACCTTTCTTTAGGGATCGATCAAATCCATTCAGAGGGCCACCTGGTGGTGTATGTGAAATCCCAGGTAAACAGACTCGTAAATACGGACCTGATGGATTTCCTGATATTGATATAGATTTTGATCATGACCATGGACAGGGTACACCACATGAACACAAGTGGAGACGGCCATCAGACGGCAGTCCGCCAACACACAAAGATAGAGGGCATGGTACACCAGTAAAGGAATAA
- a CDS encoding Rhs family protein, with protein sequence MPDGTNIEYIIDGRNRRIGRRVNGSLISKYLYQDKLNPVAELDPSGNVVSRFVYGTKMNVPDYMIRDGVTYRIISDHLGSVRLVVNAQSGEVVQRIDYDEFGVVLFDSNPGFQPFGFAGGLYDELTGLVRFGARDYDAESGRWTSGRWTSGRWTSKDPIRFDGGDGNLYRYCFNDPIELCGSGGGKPYWYGCFGSGNRCWNMESI encoded by the coding sequence TTGCCAGACGGAACCAATATCGAGTATATTATCGATGGACGCAACCGTCGCATAGGCAGACGTGTCAACGGCTCTTTGATAAGTAAGTATCTCTACCAGGACAAGCTAAACCCTGTAGCTGAACTTGATCCATCCGGCAATGTAGTCTCCCGTTTTGTCTACGGAACAAAAATGAATGTTCCTGATTACATGATACGGGACGGGGTAACCTACAGGATCATAAGTGATCATCTGGGAAGTGTGAGGCTGGTGGTTAATGCTCAGAGCGGGGAAGTGGTTCAGAGGATTGATTATGATGAGTTTGGGGTTGTATTGTTTGACTCAAATCCCGGATTCCAGCCCTTTGGATTTGCGGGCGGATTGTATGATGAATTGACGGGGCTGGTGAGGTTTGGGGCGAGGGATTATGATGCGGAGAGTGGGAGGTGGACGAGTGGGAGGTGGACGAGTGGGAGGTGGACGAGTAAGGATCCGATAAGGTTTGATGGTGGGGATGGGAATTTGTATAGATACTGTTTCAATGATCCGATTGAACTATGTGGATCCGGAGGGGGAAAGCCTTATTGGTACGGGTGCTTTGGTAGTGGGAATCGGTGTTGGAATATGGAAAGCATATGA
- a CDS encoding Rhs family protein, producing the protein MLTYGGNTYQYTDNGELLSKTNSEGTTYYNYDVLGNLLSVTLPDGTNIQYIIDGRNRRTGRRVNGSLISKYLYQDQLNPVAELDNSGNVVSRFVYGTKMKVPDYKIRDGVTYRIISDHLGSVRLVVNAQSGEVVQRIDYDEFGVVLFDSNPGFQPFGFAGGLYDELTGLVRFGARDYDAETGRWTSKDPIRFEGGDGNLYRYCGNDPVNFVDPDGEAGISSILIGAAALILFPFATDPISFLLSPLLDWLGISPQQLGDGTLKQNEFILPAIDGTDTKKICRDNESNNKWNDIFDRAAYDERSRALAEERKYREANRWVMIMEYGGTRERIWGVHGRPYLGGRTIKPIGN; encoded by the coding sequence ATGCTCACTTACGGCGGCAACACCTACCAGTACACCGACAACGGTGAACTCCTGAGCAAAACCAACAGCGAAGGGACTACATACTATAACTACGATGTGTTAGGAAACCTCCTCTCTGTCACATTGCCAGATGGAACCAACATCCAGTATATTATCGATGGACGCAACCGCAGAACCGGCAGACGTGTCAATGGCTCTTTGATAAGCAAATATCTCTACCAGGACCAGCTAAACCCTGTAGCCGAACTCGACAATTCCGGCAATGTAGTCTCCCGTTTTGTCTACGGAACAAAAATGAAGGTTCCTGATTACAAGATACGGGACGGGGTAACCTACAGAATCATAAGTGACCACCTGGGAAGTGTAAGGCTGGTGGTTAATGCTCAGAGCGGGGAAGTGGTTCAGAGGATTGATTATGATGAGTTTGGGGTAGTGCTTTTTGACTCAAATCCCGGTTTTCAGCCGTTTGGGTTTGCGGGGGGATTGTATGACGAGCTGACTGGGCTGGTGAGGTTTGGGGCGAGGGATTATGATGCGGAGACGGGGAGGTGGACAAGTAAGGATCCGATAAGGTTTGAGGGCGGGGATGGGAATTTGTATAGGTACTGTGGGAATGATCCGGTGAATTTTGTGGATCCTGATGGTGAAGCTGGGATTTCATCAATTTTAATAGGTGCAGCGGCACTGATACTGTTTCCTTTCGCAACAGACCCTATTAGCTTCCTTTTATCGCCGTTATTAGATTGGTTAGGCATTTCGCCACAACAGCTTGGAGATGGCACTCTTAAACAAAATGAATTTATACTTCCTGCTATCGATGGAACAGATACAAAAAAAATATGCAGAGATAATGAATCAAATAATAAATGGAATGATATTTTTGATAGGGCTGCATACGACGAGAGGAGTAGAGCTTTAGCAGAAGAACGCAAATATAGAGAAGCTAATCGTTGGGTAATGATAATGGAGTATGGGGGTACACGAGAAAGAATTTGGGGTGTTCATGGCCGTCCGTACCTTGGGGGGCGCACAATAAAACCAATAGGAAATTGA
- a CDS encoding Rhs family protein, translated as MLTYGGNTYQYTDNGELLSKTNSEGTTHYNYDVLGNLLSVTLPDGTNIEYIIDGRNRRIGRRVNGSLISKYLYQDQLNPVAELDPPGNVVSRFVYGTKMNVPDYMIRDGVTYRIISDHLGSVRLVVNAQSGEVVQRIDYDEFGVVLFDSNPGFQPFGFAGGCMIRRPGW; from the coding sequence ATGCTCACTTACGGCGGCAACACCTACCAGTACACCGACAACGGTGAACTCCTGAGCAAAACCAACAGCGAAGGCACTACCCACTACAACTATGATGTCCTTGGAAACCTCCTCTCTGTCACATTGCCAGATGGAACCAATATCGAGTATATTATCGATGGACGCAACCGCCGCATAGGCAGACGTGTCAACGGCTCTTTGATAAGCAAATACCTCTACCAGGACCAGCTAAACCCTGTAGCCGAACTTGACCCACCCGGCAATGTAGTCTCCCGTTTTGTCTACGGAACAAAAATGAATGTTCCTGATTACATGATCAGGGACGGGGTAACCTACAGGATCATAAGTGATCATCTGGGAAGTGTGAGGCTGGTGGTTAATGCTCAGAGCGGGGAAGTGGTTCAGAGGATTGATTATGATGAGTTTGGGGTTGTATTGTTTGACTCAAATCCCGGATTCCAGCCCTTTGGATTTGCGGGCGGTTGTATGATCAGAAGACCGGGCTGGTGA
- a CDS encoding Rhs family protein: protein MRFGARDYDAESGRWTAKDPIRFAGGDGNLYRYCGNDPVNFIDPSGELLIEVTVGVVLVGIIVSPIIYYAYRKGLHEGPVINEIDPLSASYDEYRAQVREAKTVCEVTARGADASDYSNPFAGAIKGAITGFKRLFKLPEEPK from the coding sequence GTGAGATTCGGGGCGAGGGATTATGATGCAGAGAGTGGGAGGTGGACGGCGAAGGATCCGATAAGGTTTGCGGGTGGGGATGGGAATTTGTATCGGTATTGTGGGAATGATCCGGTGAATTTTATAGATCCAAGCGGTGAGCTTCTAATTGAAGTTACTGTTGGTGTAGTACTTGTAGGGATTATAGTTTCTCCAATTATCTATTATGCATATCGAAAAGGCTTGCACGAAGGGCCGGTAATTAATGAAATCGATCCACTGTCAGCAAGTTATGATGAGTATAGAGCTCAAGTACGTGAAGCAAAAACAGTTTGTGAAGTAACAGCACGAGGTGCAGATGCTTCAGATTATTCGAATCCATTTGCTGGGGCAATTAAGGGAGCAATCACAGGTTTTAAGAGACTTTTCAAATTACCGGAGGAACCCAAATGA
- a CDS encoding Rhs family protein, translating into MPDGTNIEYIIDGRNRRIGRRVNGSLISKYLYQDQLNPVAELDPSGNVVSRFVYGTKNVPDYMIRDGVTYRIISDHLGSVRLVVNAQSGEVVQRIDYDEFGVVLFDSNPGFQPFGFAGGLYDELTGLVRFGARGYDAESGRWTAKDPIRFAGGDGNLYRYCGNDPVNFVDPEGGSGDFINFDRCSDSNIISFSN; encoded by the coding sequence TTGCCAGACGGAACCAATATCGAGTATATTATCGATGGACGCAACCGCCGCATCGGCAGACGTGTCAACGGCTCTTTGATAAGTAAATATCTCTACCAGGACCAGCTAAACCCTGTAGCTGAACTTGACCCATCCGGCAATGTAGTCTCCCGTTTTGTCTACGGAACAAAAAATGTTCCTGATTACATGATACGTGACGGAGTGACTTACAGAATCATAAGCGATCATCTGGGAAGTGTAAGGCTGGTGGTTAATGCCCAGAGCGGGGAAGTGGTTCAGAGGATTGATTATGATGAGTTTGGGGTTGTGCTGTTTGACAGTAATCCCGGATTCCAGCCGTTTGGATTTGCGGGTGGGTTGTATGATGAGTTGACGGGGCTGGTGAGGTTTGGAGCGAGGGGTTATGATGCAGAGAGTGGGAGGTGGACTGCGAAGGATCCGATAAGGTTTGCGGGTGGGGATGGGAATTTGTACCGGTATTGTGGGAATGATCCGGTGAATTTTGTGGATCCTGAGGGGGGAAGCGGGGATTTCATCAATTTTGATAGGTGCAGCGATAGCAATATTATCTCCTTTTCCAACTGA
- a CDS encoding transposase, protein MTADFEGGYITSDAGLLLLRSLSKRAGLIDNAAGSIRDRRHSSYIDHTIKTLLNQRIMQIALGYYHSLDCNRMRDDVALKIACDKSNKKPLSSQSTMSRLENSLSRTDLYRLSLAICNQFTASLQEATQKIILDIDDTCDPTHGAQQLSIFNAFDNTYCYRPLHIYEGKTGKLVTAVLRPGKRPSGTEARSILKRVIKEIRSRWPKVKILIRGDSPDAAVVS, encoded by the coding sequence GTGACTGCGGATTTTGAAGGAGGTTATATCACCAGTGATGCAGGTTTACTTCTTTTACGATCTCTCTCGAAAAGAGCCGGATTAATAGATAATGCCGCTGGATCGATAAGAGACCGACGACATTCATCATACATCGACCACACCATTAAAACCCTTCTCAACCAGCGAATAATGCAGATCGCTTTGGGGTATTACCATTCACTTGATTGTAACAGAATGCGTGATGATGTCGCGTTAAAAATTGCTTGTGACAAATCAAACAAGAAGCCTTTAAGCAGCCAGTCAACAATGAGCAGATTGGAAAACAGCCTGAGCAGGACAGATTTATACAGACTAAGCCTTGCGATCTGCAACCAATTTACTGCATCATTACAGGAAGCCACCCAAAAAATAATTCTTGATATTGACGATACCTGTGACCCTACCCATGGAGCGCAGCAGCTAAGCATATTCAATGCCTTTGATAACACCTATTGCTACCGTCCCTTACATATCTATGAGGGCAAAACAGGAAAGCTTGTTACCGCAGTTCTTAGACCAGGCAAACGCCCAAGCGGGACTGAGGCCAGAAGCATTCTGAAACGAGTAATTAAAGAGATCCGAAGCAGGTGGCCAAAGGTAAAGATCCTTATCAGGGGAGATTCACCCGATGCGGCGGTTGTGTCCTGA